Below is a genomic region from Paenibacillus rhizovicinus.
CAAATCTTGAATCGGGAGGGCTGCAAAGCAAACACATCGTCATCGACGAGTTGAAAAGTAAACGAACTGTCAAGGAATTGTGTGCATATCTGGGGATCAGTCGAAGTGGTTACTACTCCTATCTAAACCGTAAAGACCACGATCCTGATGAAGATCTGAAGAACAAAATCAAAGCCATCTACGAACAGCGCGACAAGACCGTAGGGTACCGCCGCATACAGGATGAGCTATCTCGTCAATATGACCTCATAGTGAACCATAAGAAAGTATTACGCTTGATGCAGGAGCTTGGCATAAAAGCGATTATACGTCGTAAATATGTACATCGAACAAGCTACGAAGCAGCTGTTTCAGATGGCAGAATAGCAGCAAACATGTTACAAAGAAACTTTAAGGCGGATAAACCCAATCAAAAATGGGTAACAGATGTGACGCAATATCGCGTATTCGATGAGAGAATTTACTTATCGGCGATCAAGGATTTGTGGAACAACGAAATCGTCGGATACCACATCAGTCGTCACAATGACAATCCGCTTGTGCTAGAGACGTTTAGGAAGGCGTTTGAAAAACATAAAGACGTGACTGGGCTGATCGTTCACAGCGATCAAGGAAGCCAGTACACGTCCCATGCTTACCACGACATGCTGCCACAGGTTGGCGCCCAAATCAGCATGTCACGCCGAGGCAATTGTTATGACAATGCCTCAATGGAGAGCTTCTTCTCTCATCTGAAAGTAGAAGCACTCTACCCTTATGATATACGATCCATCGATGAGGCACAAAGAAGAATTGAGGAATACATCCGCTTTTACAATGAAGATAGGGCTCAACGAAAACTAAACAAGCTGACTCCGGTCGAATACCGGCGTCAGCTTGTTGCCTAGGGCTTTTTCCAATGTCCACTAAATGGGGTCTTGACCATTCCGGTCAGAGGGTCTTTGTTTATTTGCTTCCGGTTTGAGGTTCTACGGAGATAGTGCTTCAACCGCCAGCGTGCATGGCCGCCGCGAGGTCATGCTCCACGACGAGGTCCGAAGCCTCCAGCTCCTTGCGCGCTTCGGCTGCGCCGGATTGGCAGGCGGTCGTATCGGCGAGCAGCTTGCCGTCCCCGAACGAATAGCATTTGCTGTGCTCCTCGAGCCCGTCTTCGGCAGGCTGGTAGAGGACGGTGCCATCGGTGTAGCCGCCGTTGCGGAACACGACCCGTTTGCCTGCGAGCGGTTTCTCCATGACGAGCGGCGTGCCGATCATCGTCAAGTCGCTGCTGGAGATGCCGAGCAGATGAAGCACGGTCGGCGTCACGTCGAGCTGTCCGCCCGTCTCATGGTACGTGCCCGCGCGCGCGTCGTCCGGAAGATGGACGAGGAACGGAACGCCTTTTAGAACTCGGAACCGTTCCTCATCATTCAGTTTGCGGCCGAGGAAAT
It encodes:
- a CDS encoding IS3 family transposase, whose amino-acid sequence is MVTNLESGGLQSKHIVIDELKSKRTVKELCAYLGISRSGYYSYLNRKDHDPDEDLKNKIKAIYEQRDKTVGYRRIQDELSRQYDLIVNHKKVLRLMQELGIKAIIRRKYVHRTSYEAAVSDGRIAANMLQRNFKADKPNQKWVTDVTQYRVFDERIYLSAIKDLWNNEIVGYHISRHNDNPLVLETFRKAFEKHKDVTGLIVHSDQGSQYTSHAYHDMLPQVGAQISMSRRGNCYDNASMESFFSHLKVEALYPYDIRSIDEAQRRIEEYIRFYNEDRAQRKLNKLTPVEYRRQLVA